A single region of the Vanessa tameamea isolate UH-Manoa-2023 chromosome 18, ilVanTame1 primary haplotype, whole genome shotgun sequence genome encodes:
- the LOC113399360 gene encoding uncharacterized protein LOC113399360 — protein sequence MTLRVEVPGEKIASLDSCKCKSYDKEIKKTETKLSGRLKEFIKKTWALKSKVTVEPYVICYVLPSVLAGLAVQNLCLEKSCLVNLKYDEQTCLHIMQGRTHNYTEQEKSVQKMVAGMTAWSFPLQTALPGILTLFVGAWSDRTGNRKSFMVLPILGKLLSIFGIILSTVFFLQVGLNETALIEGLPPALAGGRVAMTMAVYSYITDITSDSERTFRLGIITAILTLSRPIGLALSGIMTKRFGYYGVFTVACFFYMVGFVYIVIRLKEKTRKKIDNDEPQTIFSMFSAQDFAATVNVAFKKRQGSRRMQIILVMFAYMFIVGPVLGEAQMTYWFTRYKFKFTEIDYSLFLTYSVLVGTIGSFITIYLFSKRWKIEDSIIGVVACVSRIAASLVYALAPSRTVYFLGPVLDMFSAAGATSLRSIATKLVKADEVGKTSSLISISEALVPVIYSPVYSKVYLSTLSTFSGAFYLISAALAVPAIVLYLSLFILRKREIEESKSIENKSKENEITRF from the exons ATGACGTTGCGGGTCGAAGTACCCGGAGAAAAGATCGCGAGTTTAGATTCATGCAAGTGCAAATCGTAtgataaggaaataaaaaaaactgagacAAAATTAAGCGGGCGATTAAAggaatttatcaaaaaaacatGGGCTCTGAAATCGAAAGTGACCGTGGAACCGTATGTAATATGTTATGTGTTACCGAGTGTTTTGGCGGGATTAGCTGTTCAGAATTTGTGCTTAGAGAAATCATGTCTAGTGAATTTAAAATACGACGAACAGACATGCCTTCATATTATGCAAGGGCGTACGCACAATTATACAGAACAAGAAAAGAGTGTCCAAAAAATGGTAGCCGGTATGACTGCGTGGAGTTTTCCATTGCAAACGGCGTTACCGGGAATACTAACCCTTTTTGTGGGTGCATGGAGCGATCGCACAGGCAACCGGAAGAGTTTCATGGTGCTTCCAATTTTAggcaaattattatcaattttcgGTATTATCCTGAGTACAGTATTTTTCCTTCAAGTTGGTCTAAACGAAACAGCCCTCATAGAGGGTCTTCCTCCAGCCCTGGCCGGTGGTCGCGTTGCCATGACGATGGCTGTGTACAGTTATATTACGGACATCACAAGTGATTCTGAACGGACTTTCCGCTTAGGGATTATTACGGCTATATTGACTCTAAGCAGGCCGATCGGTCTTGCTCTTAGTGGAATAATGACAAAACGTTTCGGTTATTACGGTGTTTTTACTGTAGCGTGCTTTTTCTATATGGTCGGTTTCGTTTACATCGTCATTCGACTGAAGGAAAAGACTAGGAAAAAAATAGACAATGACGAACCCCAGACGATATTTTCAATGTTCTCAGCGCAGGACTTCGCGGCAACAGTGAACGTTGCGTTCAAGAAGCGCCAAGGCTCGAGGCGTATGCAAATTATATTGGTTATGTTTGCATACATGTTCATCGTTGGACCCGTTTTAG gTGAGGCGCAGATGACGTACTGGTTCACTCGTTACAAGTTCAAATTCACCGAAATCGACTACAGCTTGTTCCTCACCTACTCCGTCCTCGTCGGCACCATCg GATCCTTcataacgatatatttattcagCAAAAGATGGAAGATAGAGGACAGTATTATAGGCGTCGTGGCGTGTGTGAGCAGGATAGCAGCAAGCTTAGTATACGCGCTAGCTCCGTCTCGAACGGTATACTTCCTGGGCCCAGTATTGGATATGTTCAGTGCCGCGGGCGCAACGTCCCTGAGATCAATTGCTACGAAACTCGTGAAGGCGGATGAAGTCG GTAAAACTAGCTCTCTAATAAGTATATCGGAGGCTTTAGTTCCTGTGATCTACTCACCCGTGTACAGTAAAGTGTACCTCAGCACACTCTCAACATTCTCCGGCGCTTTTTACCTCATTAGCGCCGCACTCGCTGTTCCTgccatagttttatattt AAGCCTATTCATTTTACGAAAAAGGGAGATCGAAGAAAGCAAATCTATCGAAAACAAGTCTAAGGAAAATGAAATTACCCGATTTTAG
- the LOC113399482 gene encoding uncharacterized protein LOC113399482 → MQHIRESSKYFRLLFHVQKLVQYSLTLNYATTIDSFDLFANEPFPKQKSKDRPHFKYDCSLRYFMGIEGSKTVDVKKMTIEEIENDLRDLQSKNKDKQLIEIMKDCLNMRKLLHDNLLKQLFRHYSLTGKLDVVEFLQIYCRTLNPDLYKRNGEFLHYVAKAQCMKGNSDKGLSVLKQAYTKYEGLRNFYRIIFRELIYDSVQNRSEASNVIFRKYVLEFSDTWNDNYPLICFWHICWSSSWFSDQMASENLLESSKVLQDIVKEKATILSINILREYNEDAVIRLLQSLLKYKMMDEYANVLQILFSYKLRNRDLRGCTEIIRNCQTLGISLPSNQQGRYIKMLINTNQIQDKPDDKSRRPESKNFTLKF, encoded by the exons atgCAACACATCAGAGaatcaagtaaatattttcgTCTTTTATTTCACGTTCAAAAACTCGTTCAATATTCATTGACCTTAAACTATGCAACTACAATAgatagttttgatttatttgctAATGAACCTTTTCCAAAACAGAAATCCAAAGACAGACCTCATTTCAAGTATGATTGTAGTTTGAGATATTTTATGGGAATAGAGGGTTCAAAAACGGTTGACGTTAAGAAAATGACTATTgaagaaattgaaaatgatttacGTGATCTTCAATCAAAGAATAAAGACAAACAACTTATAGAAATTATGAAAGATTGTTTAAATATGAGAAAGTTATTACATGACAATTTGCTGAAGCAACTGTTCAGACATTACAGTTTAACTGGTAAACTAGATGTGGTGGAATTCCTCCAAATTTACTGTCGCACCCTAAATCCTGACTTGTATAAAAGAAATGGTGAATTCCTTCATTACGTAGCGAAGGCTCAGTGCATGAAAGGAAATTCAGATAAAGGTCTGTCGGTATTAAAGCAAGCATACACGAAATACGAAGGTCTGAGAAATTTTTATAGGATTATTTTTAGAGAACTGATATATGATTCGGTACAGAATAGATCCGAAGCGTCCAATGTGATATTTAGGAAATATGTTTTGGAATTTAGTGATACATGGAATGACAACTACCCGCTTATATGCTTTTGGCATATTTGTTGGTCAAGCTCATGGTTTTCTGATCAAATGGCATCCGAAAACTTATTAGAGTCAAGTAAGGTACTGCAAGACATTGTAAAAGAGAA aGCTACAATACTCAGTATCAATATACTGCGAGAATACAATGAGGATGCTGTGATAAGATTGTTGCAGAGTCTTCTGAAGTATAAGATGATGGATGAATATGCTAATGTCCTGCAAATATTATTCTCCTACAAAT TAAGAAATAGAGATTTACGAGGATGCACTGAAATAATACGGAACTGTCAAACACTGGGTATATCTTTACCATCCAATCAGCAAGGCAGATACATTAAAATGCTAATAAATACCAATCAGATCCAGGATAAACCAGACGATAAATCAAGAAGACCAGAATCGAAGAACTTTACACTGAAGTTTTAA